The Spinacia oleracea cultivar Varoflay chromosome 2, BTI_SOV_V1, whole genome shotgun sequence DNA segment GCTTCCTAAATAAGCCTTAGACAGTTGTTTATCAGGTATCAGCCCTCAATTTTTCTCCATTGTAAGATATGAGGTTAGCAACTCTTCTTACTTTTTGAGTACCTCATTCAATTTACACCTATAAAAAGTACGATATTCAGTTTAAATTGCTAACTCCCACAACAAGACAAAACTTCCATAGAAAAGGCAGGATAAGACTCAATTTATGACAAGCTGCCAGTGCAAAAAAAATCTTTTGCCACTAAATGTACTGATTGTACTTGCAGGGAGATGTCATCACTTGTTTTTCTACTGCAATCTAGCTTCTTCACAGCGAACCCATCACTCTAACAATTGCAATTTGTAGAATGACTCATAAGTATGTTGGAGCACCTGCAAACTTGCTATTGACCACTGGAAAGACTAATAGAAAAAAAGTTATATGACTGGAACAGACTAATAGGATATACCGTAAATCTGCAAGGCATATCTTCTAAGTTCTAACAAAAAATTTAAGCATTGGGCACGTAATTATCTTTTGGATTTACAATCTAAGATTGATGTTCTGTACCTGTATGATTTCAAAAGTTGTTGATCCCTAACCTAGAAACTGTTTCTTCTTTCAGGAGTCAAAGTTCTCTTATCTATCAGCACTTTTGGAGAATGACATAAATACATGCTAAAACTGAGTGGGACTCTAAAATGTTATTTCAGGACAACTACAATTGAGTAGTTTCATTTCTGCGGAagagataaaaaaaaatgtaccaTCTATCATATCTTaactagaaagaaaaataacaaacataCCTCATCACCAACACTGAGCTGCCACCTTTGCTGCAAAACCTCCCACCTTTCTTGCTGCCATCGTTGCCCAAGAATAACAAGACCCATCACGGCGGCCGCAACGAAAACAGACCAAAATGTATTTGTATCTTTAACTTGAGCACATAAAGAGACCATTCTTCGTTTCCACCAAGCTCCACAAGGGAGCTTAGAGTCATCAGATTCATCTTCTTCACCGGATTTGGGAGTCCTGGATATGAAAGATGAAGGATCTAAGATATGATCAGACGGTTCAACAAAATCACTCACAACACTTTCACCATAAATCGCTGATCCACCAATCTCTGTTTCACTGTGAAATGAACCAAATTTAGCAGTCCCGTACACATTTTGTTCTTTGTCATCAACAGCCAGATGATGTAGAGTTGTTGATTCATCTAATTCTGGACCTTGAATTGATGTTCTAGTGCCCTTCTCTTCAAGAAATGGAATACCAGGAAACTTCTCAGGCACATTGAATCCTTCTATACTCCAGTTCTCCTCTTCCTTCTTCTCAGTTTTACTCTCTTTATCCACATTCAGTTCCCCAGCGTCATCCTCTTTTACTCCTTTGGAGCTTTCAAGGTTTTCAGATTCTATGGGCAAGTTCTCATGCTGACTTGGTGGGAAAACAAAGTGACCAGACATAAAAAGAGCTCTAGAAGTTTCTGCTCCGCAATCTTCACCTAATGTAGGATCCTTCTCCTCGTGAATTGATTCATCCCCCCTTGGACCAGGAGCTGCAGCGTAAGTAGAAGCTGTTAGTGACACAACTTCCCATTCATTTCCACGTGGCATGGTTTCCTCTCCCTCCTCATTATCAGTCTTATTAAAAACTTCCTGTTCATTTCCTCGAGAGGTGGTCTCCTCCCCATCCTCATTATTAACCATCTTTTGTATCAGACTATCAAATTATTCCAGGATCAGCCCggccaaaagaaaaaaaggttaTCATTAAAATTAGAAAGTAGAAACAAAGCTTAAGAATTTCAACCATATTCAGCGTAATTGCAAGCATCATTAATCCCATCTACAAGACTACAACAACAATAATTAGACAATAAAAGGCCGAACTTTTAACCAGTGAGTTAACCATCTTCTAGGCGTCTATCTGCCACAATGATATGGAGCAGAATTGACAGaattttttttcacaattatagGTCCATACTAAGTTGTTAATTTCATCAAAATGACAACTCACCACCCACGTACCTAACTACCTATTATCTCATGGTATCAGACCTAAAAACTCCGGCTCATAAGTGAGAGCCGCAAGAGCCATATTGTACAAAATTTCTCCCTTTACCAAGCAACAATCATTACCACAAGGGCACAAGATCACTAAAAATCATGTGAAGGAAAACAAAGGTGCAACATCAAGTATTGCTCAACTAGTCATTCAGGATACGGGTGCACTAAATTGCCAATTCATATGCATTCAAGTGATAGATTTCTTAATAATCAATTACCATCAAATTTGTTTAAGGCACCTATCAAGCAAAAGCTGATAAATCATCAAAAGTCAATCAAAAAGCTACTTTTATTCATTTGATCATAGCAGATATCAATCAAAAGCGACAATAGAAATTCGACTTTCCAACTGAGCATGACATGAACATCAATATCCATTCTCTCAAAGAATCACAAATTA contains these protein-coding regions:
- the LOC110789748 gene encoding ATG8-interacting protein 1; this translates as MVNNEDGEETTSRGNEQEVFNKTDNEEGEETMPRGNEWEVVSLTASTYAAAPGPRGDESIHEEKDPTLGEDCGAETSRALFMSGHFVFPPSQHENLPIESENLESSKGVKEDDAGELNVDKESKTEKKEEENWSIEGFNVPEKFPGIPFLEEKGTRTSIQGPELDESTTLHHLAVDDKEQNVYGTAKFGSFHSETEIGGSAIYGESVVSDFVEPSDHILDPSSFISRTPKSGEEDESDDSKLPCGAWWKRRMVSLCAQVKDTNTFWSVFVAAAVMGLVILGQRWQQERWEVLQQRWQLSVGDEKSGRILSRLKDVIVGGSRRSTYITAASSE